Genomic segment of Cytophagia bacterium CHB2:
AACCCAGTTGCAGCGCGGCCAGCGAATCCGGTGAAACGCTTTCGGTCAGCAACTGGCCAAAGAGCGTGAAACGCCTGCCCGCGGGAAGCTCGGCCAGCACATCCCAGCGCCGTTCGACATACGAAGTGTCCTGCACAAGTTGTTGAAATCCACCGGAAACATGCAACGGCCAGCCCGCCAGCCACGGCTCGCGATAGCGCAACGCGAGTTCCTGCGTGTCGCGGCTGCGCTTTTCCCAGCGCGCATTCACCAGGCGGCCGGTGCCAAGCAGATTGCCGAATTTCAAATCGAGCAAGCCGGTGAGATAACCCTTTTCATTGCCGCTGCCGGGATTGTAGCCGGCCACGCCGTTGAGAAAGTTGCTGTTGCCTTCGACAACTGCGAGGTCAAGAAGATAGCGTCCCCGGTTATCAACGTGCAATTGCGGCGGAGACACGGATTTCAAAAACCCCAAACGCAGCAAGCGGTCGGGGATGCTTTCGACCTCATCGAGATTGAATTTGTCGCCCGGCATAACCGGCAGCTCGCGCAGCAGCACGTTGGCTTTGGTAATTTTATTGCCGCGAATCAAAATCGAATCGAGTCGCACAGTCGGGCCGGGCTCTAGCTTGAGATGTAACAACGCCAGCCGCGAATTTTTGTTCGAGTCTTCCTGCACCGTCACCGAATCCACGGTGAAGAAAGCAAGTGGATGGCCCTCGCGCGCCAGGCCGGTAAGAACGTTGTTGAGGCGCGCCAGCCAGGCGGTTTCATCATGCGCGCCGCGCAGCTCGCGTTGCCAGTCTTGTTGTGGTATGCTGCTGTCGCTCAGGCTGATTTGGGTAGTGAGATCGAATTCCGGGCCGGAATTCAGATAGAAATGAATTACATCCGCGTTATTTTTGGCTGTTTTTATTGAGATGGCGCTATCGATCCGGGCAAAGTAAAAGCGCTTTTGGCGGAGATTCTCGAGGGCCTGCCGGGCTGCGGTTTCCAGCTCGGCGCGGGTTTTTGCGGTTTTTATGTTCACGCCGGCCGACGCTGCGCTGACCATCTTGCCGTTGCGCACAAAGATCAAGGCGTTCCCTGCGCTGTCAGGTTTTGTTTGAGGAAAGCCGTCGCTGAGGAGGAAAAAAGACAAAATGAGAAGGGCGGGCAACTTAATTTTAATGAGGAGAGTGGACAACTTCGACCTCGAAACGCTAAAATTTAATTCGGTGCATCACGTCGTCAAAAAAGCAATTGACTCCACGTCGAGAAGTTACTATCTTTTTCACACAAATCAAAACATCGAGAGGACTTTATGGCTTCACGAAATCTGAGCGAGCGCATAACGCTCAACCCGAAGGTATTGCTGGGGAAACCGACTATTCGAGGGCTGCGCATCAGTGTAGAACAGATTTTGCATGCGCTGGCAGCCGGCGTTCCTGCGGAAGATCTTTTGCAAGATTACCCCGAACTGGAGGCCGACGATATCCGCGCGGCGCTTGGTTATGCCGCCTCGGTTATTTCGGAAGAGCGAGTTTATGATCTTAAAGCGGCATAATGATGAACCTCAAGGTCATTATGGATGTCGGCGTCGGCAAGCTTTCGGAAGATTGGTTGTCGCAACAAGGTCATGACGTGCTTGCCACGCGCAATATTAATCCCCGAATGGGTGACGATGAAATTTTAGAGATCGCAGCTAGAGAAGGGCGCTTGGTCATTACAATGGACAAAGACTTCGGGGAATTGGTTTACCGGCACAAAGCCGCCAATGCCGGCGTTCTTTTGCTGCGCCTGGACGATGCAACCAGCCTCGAAAAAGTTCAAATCATCTCTCAAATATTCTCTGAACACGAGGATAAGCTGTTTGGCAGTTTCAGTGTTTACAAAAATGGACGGCTGCGAATTCACCCACAATAAGACTGTTGTCTCGCCTCAATACCTTTTTCACGCAAATCAAGGAGATTGATCATGACAACCGCCACCCTCAAAGAAGCGACGGAGAAATTGGGCGTCTCGCTCGATGATATGGTTCATTATCAGGCGCGCGGCAATCGCGCGATCATCGAGATTGATCTGAAGATGCCTGCGCCCGACAATGCCGATCATCTCGAATCGCCGCAACCTCAAGGCACGTTGACGCCGGAAGAGGAGTTTCGGCAGAAGTATCCTGATATTAAAATTGAATCCGAGTTTTTCAAATTGGTGGGCAGTATGGCCGCGCCGGAAGGTGTTTCGGACAAAGACCTGCTCATTGACGCGTTGGAGGCGAAATACGGCAAATGAAAGTCCATGTCGATATCAACGTGTTCATGGATGTTTTAACGCAACGCGCCGGCTGGGTGGAAAGTGTCGCTGCCCTCAAAAGCTTGAAACCTCGGGCATCAGCGGTTTCACCTCGGCCTTGACGATAGCCATTATCTATTTTCAACGGCTTCGCAAATTTGGGGAATTACAGGCTCGAACCGATGCCAAGTTTGTTACGAGAGACTTTGAAATCATTCCTTTAACGCGCTCAATAATTTTTGAAGCGCTTGATTCTTCCATGCCGGGTTTTGAAGACAATATTCAATTCTTTTCCGCCAAATTAATGCAGGTTGACTACCTCATCACCCGCAACAAAGAACACTTCGCGCAGCAAGAAATCCCCGTCGTCACGCCTGAAGAGTTTCTTCACCTCATTGGCATTCTGAAGTAATTTCGCTTACCCTGGCTGCCGCGAAAAGGCCACCGTCCGGGCGGTTGCTAATAAGCGCATATGCTGTTTATTGAGTTTATGCACACTTCAAGAAAAACCGCCCGGACGGTTTCTCAATTCTGGTCACACACTAAAATGTTTGGGGACGATGTTCGACGGGCTACTTACCGTCCCCAAACGGTTTGATTGTTCGTCCCACCCCAAAGGGGGGGGGGACCGGTTCGGACTCTGGACGGTGGCATGCGCGCTTCAACCGTTCGTGAACGGTTGAACTCAGGCATTCTGATAGGGCTATAAACCCGCTACTGTTTCCTTGAGCGCGACACCAGACGGAAGCCTATGAAATCGTAGGTACGGTCTCCTGGATCCAGATTAAAGCCACGATGAGCACAACGAACCGATGTTGGCAGACTACGAAAGCTACCCCCCCTTGCGTTTTTGTACTTCCCTGTTGAAGGACCAAATGGATTCTCAATGGTTTCTTCGGCGATACCAGTCGATGGAAATCTATCATACCAATTCTGGCACCACTCCAGAACATTGCCGAGCATATTTGCCAGGCCTAATGGATTCAAATTCTCCTTACTGCTTCGGCTATTGATTTCGTTAACTGCGTGTGGATATAAACGACTGTTTTCGCCAAACCAAGCATAATTTGGCAATTCTTCAATCGAATTGCCAAAGAAGTATTGGGTTCTTTGTGCATACTTTCCACCGCGCGCGGCGTACTCCCATTCCGCTTCAGTGGGCAAACTGCAATCAAGCCACAAGGCAAAATAATAAGCTTCATACCATGTGTTACCAATAGCAGGATTGCTTTCGCCGCCGTAGGTGGGAAATTTCTGTCCGAATGGAAAAGTGGAAAGCAAACGGTTGGTTACCGGATGCTTGGCCATCCGAAAGTCATCCACTTTGACACGATGTGCCGGTTTTTCATTATCCTCCTGTTCATCATCCCCCATCCAAAACTCGCCGCCTTTCACTTCGATCCATTCAAAATGGTTTGCCGGATCAGCGAGAAATTTTTGCTGGCGCTCGGCGGCGTGTTCGAGATCAAACAACTCGTAAATCAACCCGCCGGGTTGCAGCGGTTGCATGTCCAACGTCTCTAACAATTCTTGCGCGTGGTAGATCACTTCACAATTGCGCTCTTCGCATTTGATCAACAAAATATCCAACGTTTCGCGCACCAAATTTGACTGCGCAGTTACCCCAATCAAATGTAACGATTGTTCGAGACTATCGATGAGTAGCAGTTTGTTCTGATTACCTTCTTCTTGTTCAATATATGGCTTGAGCAATTCTGCTGTTGGCGTTTTTACTTCGGTGGTTACGCGCAGAGCCAAGGGGCGGTTGCTCTTCCATAACCCATGGACCAATTTGGCAATTGCAGTGTCGTTTTGCAGCAATCCAGCGTAAAGTCTAATCACTTCTTCCCAATCGGGATTGGCGGCATGGCGGATAACGAAGTCTGGAGTCTTGTCAAGCAACGCTCGCGCGGTGAAATATTCCACAGCGAGCGATGCACGAAGGTAAAGCCTTCTTTGGCGCGCTGAATCAGGCCGGTCTGGCGCTCCAGGCGGTTGAGAAAATCTTCCGGGCGGCCCAGCGTCTCCGCGGAAAGCGCGGCCCGGCCCATGACATTCACGTGGTCCACCGGAAAATCATCTTCTTTCCACAGAAAAAAACGCAGGGAGACATCTTTTAGAATCTCGAGGGTATGCTGGTAATTGCTTTTGGCGGAGGCGCTGCTTTCGGGATCATAAGCGCGCTGCAGCAAATATTGGATGCACTTTTCATAAAGATCGCTGCGGCGCTCGAGCAGAGCCGCGTCCCCGCCTTGCTCGAAGGTGAAGCAAATCATGCTGAGCAAAAATGGGTTGGCTGCCAAATCGCGAATGCGTGGCCGCTGCGCCAGGCTCTGCTCCAGCGCGGCGATTTTCTCCGGCTCGCCGGCAAACCATTTTTCCACATAAGATCGAATCATCTCCGGCGCCAACGGCAGCACGTCGAGGCGGCGGAATTTGGTAAAGTCATCTGGCCGCACCGCAATTGGGCGACTGGCCGCGATGATTTTGGCGCGCGGATAGTTGCGCGCCAGCTTCTCCAATTCGGCGGCAATGCGATTGCCGGTCTCTGCATGCTCGATTTCATCGAGGCCGTCAAAGAGCAAGACCATGTTCTTTTCAAGAAACCGTTCTTTGGCGCAGAGCGCTGCGAAAATCTCGGGACTGTCGCTGTCTTCGTTGAGCTGCTGCTGCACAAAATCTTCCAGCGTGGCTTCGCTCAAAGCGAGCGCTTTGCAGCGCAGGTAAACGGGAATGCAATCGCTATCCGCGCCGGCGAAACGATGCGCCATATAGCGCAGCAACGTGGTTTTGCCGCTGCCGGGCAGTCCGCGCAGCAAGAAGTGCCGCGGCGGGCCGTCGCGGAAGAGCACATCGTCAATATCGAGCGGCGTGGCCGGCGGACTGTTTTCATCCTGCCAATCCAGCAAATGCAACGGCACGAAGCCGTGTTCGATATCCGCCATGTCGACCGTGTCCTGTAAACTTCGCGCAGACAACTTGTCTGCCGCAGTCTGGAAGTCTGAGCGACGCTTGCGTTTTTCACCGAAGAGATGGATGGTCGAGAATTTCTGCTGCAAGTTCCGGCGGTGACTGCGGAGCAATTCCTGCACGCGGTTTGCCGAGCTGGACGGTGTTGGTTCGCCGGCAGTGGGATGAACGTGATCAAGAATGTAATGCGTCAAATGCTGGCGCACTTTGCGCTCGAAATCAGCAGTGTCGTCAAACGTCCAAAACAGACCCAGTGGCGAAATATCTTGCTTGAACTCGAGTACGGCAGCGTATTGCCGCAGTTCTTCCGGCGTTTTGAGCCGACGATCGGCTTCTTTGAAATAGATCATGATCCACGGCCGGCCGCTAGCTTGTCGCGCTTTGATCGCGGTTCTGATCTCATGCTCCGCGCCGGATAAAGCGCCCTTCGCCGGTGTGCCAAACCGTTTCCAAAAGATCGCGAGCAAAATATCGCAATCTTCAATTTTCAAGATCGGATCAATGACGCCCTGCGGGCCTTCGGGATGAAAACCAGGATAGGTGTCGGTCTGCCAGTGGGTCAATTCGAGAGTGACTTTGCGTTCGTGCGCCACGCCGCGATTCAATTCGGCGATGACGCTCTCCATCACGCGGCATTCGTCAGCAACGTCGCTGGGAGAGGATAAAACGATGCGGAGAGTTCGTTTGGTTTGCATCGGGCAATGCGGTCATTTTCTCTACGCTACGAAAAATGAATAAATCGGTATGGCCAATTGTAAAGAAGCTCAGGATGCAGGAGGAGAAAGCTTCTCAATGATTCTTGTATCCGTCTATGCCGCCACTCCCAGCTTAAAGACCGGCACATGCAGCATTTCAGCCGGGCGGAGTTTTTGCAAATTTTCAAGATTCAACACGTGTTCGACCTGATCCAACGTTCTCTCCAGCATGTATTCATGCCCATTCACTCGGCAACGCAATGCCGGTACATCACGGATCATGACGAGGCGGCCATCTTGCATGGCGACAAATTGAATGAAAACTTCATCCACTTCATGGTGGCACCGAGGGCACCGAGCTGGCCGGTCGGCAAGGAAAATCAATTTGGGATGGAGAAGATTCCGATGCGGTTCGAGTTGGAATTCGGCCTTTTCCATATCATCCCAGTAGTCCGCCGTGCTGTGAGTTTCCCAAAACTCAACTTCATCGTCTACGGTTTCAAATTGAGGGACTTCTGCCATTTGAAAGATTTGATGATCACTTTTTAAACCCTCGCCGATGTATTGCTCAACAACCCTGAGCCTGTGTGATCAAATATAAAACAAATTCCCAGCGATGCAACTGCTGTTTTCTATGCTCAAAAAAACGCGCGCATCTCCACTTTGCCGAGATGCAAGGTCTGCGGGCGGTCCGGTTCGCGGCGGCCGAGATAGGTGGCGGAAAAATTCACGTTGCTGCTCACGCGATATTCCACCGAAAAATTCCAGCGCCAGGTTGTGCCCTCACGATTGCCTTTCGCAAGTTCATAAGGCAACACTTGCCCGGCGGGTTCGGCGCTGACGCTTACCCATTCGATTTCGCCTTGCATACGGCCCTTGCCGCGCAACGCGTAGGCCACGCGCGGCCGCAGGAACAACGCCTGCGCGCGCAGACTCGGGCGATCTGCCGTTTCATGCAAATCACGGTCAAATGCCGCGCCGGCGCGATTCGCCACTTCCAAAGCCGGGCGCGGGCGATAGGACAATTCGATTTCTGCTTGCTTACTTCGCACCAGACGATCGTTGCGTCCGGCGCTGTCGAATACGCGATCTTCACGATTGAGCTTCAGCTCGGTTTGACTCGTCACTTTCGGTGAAAGCGCCCAAGTGAGGCGCAATTCATGTTGCATCTGCGTGCGGCGCAGGCCTTCATCCAAAAATTGATTATTGCGCTCGCGCAAGGCCGTCAAGCGATAACGCACCGACTGCTCGCGCCGGTTTTCCCACAAATAAATTTCCTGTTGCAGGCTCTGCGTTCCGAAGATCGTCAACGAGTCATCCAAAAAATGCGAGAGGTTCAAGCGATAACTTTCCCAAACCTCGGGGTATTTGGTCTTCTCTTCCAAACGCAAAAACGTATTCAGCGAAATTGGCGTGAGATACGATTTCCACCACGACGGGCGTGAAGGCTTGGATTCGCCGTTTTGCTGCGCCCATGGCTGCAACAGTTCTTTGAACGTCAGCCGAATGTTGCTGCGCAAGCGCACTTCTGCCACGGGAATAAATTGCTCAGTGTTCACTAAACGCAGAACATAATCGCCGAACAGGGGATCGGGAATGTATTCGTTTTGCTCGGGATCGAAGCGGTAATTGCCGCGGCCTTGTTCCACTTTGAAATAAACGCGCTGCTGCTGCGAAGCTTGCGTGTTGGTGATTTGATAATGCACATCGGCATTCAGCGCGCGTCGAAACGGCGTCAATCCGAGGCGCAAATCCGCCAGATCGCTGCGCGTTGCCGGCGTCGTCGCATCCGCAAACGTGCGCTCGCGATGTGTGACATTGAGATTCAGCGCCAGCGCTTTCCATTGTTTCAAATCCAGCCCATACGTTTGTGTACGCGAGGTGGATGCCGGTCGCAAGCCTTGCAGCGTGCGGGTATCATCGTTGCGTTCGTTGAGCGAGGCTTGCGCCGAGAGATGCCGGCTCAACGCCACGGCCATGCCGCCGGTAACGCTGCGAAAGCGGAAGCCGCCGAGTGAATCGGCGAAAATTTCTTTGCGATCTTCCGCTTCATAACCGGCGAGCGGAGTAAATCGCCCGATCTTCCAACTGGCATTGCCGCGTTGCCGCAGCCAATCGGAATCCATTGCGAGGAAGTTTTGTAGAGAATCTGCCGGCGTTTCTTCGCGGGCAATATTTTCGATGCGATAATTCAGCTCCGGCCAGCTTTTGCGCCGCAAGCTGGTGTTGATTTCCCAGCGCGAGGAGCTTTGCGAGCGGCCGCGCGACAGGCTGCCGAGACTGCCCTGCCAGCGCCAGCCGGTGACGGGGATGTAAGTCACCAGCGATTCCAGCAAATCCTCATCGCTGATTGCTGCGGAGTTGGCCAAATTCCATTTGCGATTGAATTCCACCACATCACTGCGATCGATATCGCGATAGCGCGCGTCTTTGCTGCGATACTGCAACTGCAATGCAATTTGTCCCAAGTTCGTTTTGCCGAATTGCAGCGGCCGCTGCTCGATTTGCAATGCGGTAAGCCAGGCGTGGCCTTGATTAT
This window contains:
- a CDS encoding DUF433 domain-containing protein — its product is MASRNLSERITLNPKVLLGKPTIRGLRISVEQILHALAAGVPAEDLLQDYPELEADDIRAALGYAASVISEERVYDLKAA
- a CDS encoding formylglycine-generating enzyme family protein, with translation MEYFTARALLDKTPDFVIRHAANPDWEEVIRLYAGLLQNDTAIAKLVHGLWKSNRPLALRVTTEVKTPTAELLKPYIEQEEGNQNKLLLIDSLEQSLHLIGVTAQSNLVRETLDILLIKCEERNCEVIYHAQELLETLDMQPLQPGGLIYELFDLEHAAERQQKFLADPANHFEWIEVKGGEFWMGDDEQEDNEKPAHRVKVDDFRMAKHPVTNRLLSTFPFGQKFPTYGGESNPAIGNTWYEAYYFALWLDCSLPTEAEWEYAARGGKYAQRTQYFFGNSIEELPNYAWFGENSRLYPHAVNEINSRSSKENLNPLGLANMLGNVLEWCQNWYDRFPSTGIAEETIENPFGPSTGKYKNARGGSFRSLPTSVRCAHRGFNLDPGDRTYDFIGFRLVSRSRKQ
- a CDS encoding NACHT domain-containing protein; the encoded protein is MQTKRTLRIVLSSPSDVADECRVMESVIAELNRGVAHERKVTLELTHWQTDTYPGFHPEGPQGVIDPILKIEDCDILLAIFWKRFGTPAKGALSGAEHEIRTAIKARQASGRPWIMIYFKEADRRLKTPEELRQYAAVLEFKQDISPLGLFWTFDDTADFERKVRQHLTHYILDHVHPTAGEPTPSSSANRVQELLRSHRRNLQQKFSTIHLFGEKRKRRSDFQTAADKLSARSLQDTVDMADIEHGFVPLHLLDWQDENSPPATPLDIDDVLFRDGPPRHFLLRGLPGSGKTTLLRYMAHRFAGADSDCIPVYLRCKALALSEATLEDFVQQQLNEDSDSPEIFAALCAKERFLEKNMVLLFDGLDEIEHAETGNRIAAELEKLARNYPRAKIIAASRPIAVRPDDFTKFRRLDVLPLAPEMIRSYVEKWFAGEPEKIAALEQSLAQRPRIRDLAANPFLLSMICFTFEQGGDAALLERRSDLYEKCIQYLLQRAYDPESSASAKSNYQHTLEILKDVSLRFFLWKEDDFPVDHVNVMGRAALSAETLGRPEDFLNRLERQTGLIQRAKEGFTFVHRSLWNISPRERCLTRLQTSLSAMPPIPIGKK